One window of Triticum dicoccoides isolate Atlit2015 ecotype Zavitan chromosome 5A, WEW_v2.0, whole genome shotgun sequence genomic DNA carries:
- the LOC119299136 gene encoding uncharacterized protein LOC119299136: protein MPRSGVEEVPHPPPQRHVTPPPRSPLPLHGRPLRAEGPCTRWDLAEDPEVHRFVCNPLTGQMLRLPDFAGSRSNYALHNMGLLTQADGGLGCGPPDRFAVADFVLNGAAILRFLSEEGKWKAVRPVHGNPSLPRPMEMNQETVAFGGRLWWVDLTLGAVSVDPFADRPEIRFVELPSGSVLPAPARVDEADPCKVEERGLLIMEVTNRRRIGVSEGRLRYAEVTPGGPFLLSSYALDDDEGTGWKLEHQVALRRALADGGYSAQAAPQIAVLDPVDANIIYLKVGKDVVVVDMHNGNVIGGCRLQGEYISLVPCVLPPWLGSSRIPAEGKKDGMEVTDDLVSWN, encoded by the exons ATGCCGCGCTCCGGTGTCGAAGAGGTGCCACA TCCACCACCCCAACGCCATGTCACTCCGCCGCCTCGTAGCCCGCTCCCTCTCCACGGCCGACCTCTCCGAGCGGAGGGCCCTTGCACCCGCTGGGACCTGGCCGAGGACCCCGAAGTCCACCGCTTCGTCTGCAACCCCCTCACCGGCCAGATGCTCCGCCTGCCGGACTTCGCCGGCTCCAGGAGCAACTACGCCCTCCACAACATGGGCCTCCTCACCCAGGCCGACGGAGGGCTCGGGTGCGGGCCGCCCGACAGGTTCGCCGTTGCCGACTTCGTCCTCAATGGCGCCGCCATCTTGCGGTTTCTCTCTGAGGAAGGGAAGTGGAAGGCGGTACGGCCGGTCCATGGCAACCCATCGCTCCCGCGCCCGATGGAGATGAACCAGGAGACGGTTGCCTTCGGCGGCCGCCTGTGGTGGGTCGACCTCACCTTGGGTGCCGTCTCCGTCGACCCCTTCGCCGACCGGCCGGAGATCCGCTTCGTCGAGCTGCCCAGCGGCAGCGTGCTGCCCGCGCCTGCACGTGTGGACGAAGCAGACCCCTGCAAGGTCGAGGAACGGGGGCTGCTCATTATGGAGGTCACCAATCGCCGGCGCATCGGCGTGAGCGAGGGGAGGCTGCGCTACGCCGAGGTGACTCCCGGCGGGCCATTTCTGCTCAGCTCATATGCGCTCGACGACGACGAGGGCACCGGCTGGAAGCTGGAGCACCAGGTGGCACTCAGGCGGGCGTTGGCGGACGGAGGCTACTCGGCACAGGCGGCGCCGCAGATCGCCGTCCTTGACCCCGTCGACGCCAACATCATTTACCTCAAGGTCGGCAAGGACGTCGTCGTGGTGGACATGCATAACGGGAATGTGATTGGGGGCTGTCGGCTTCAAGGAGAGTACATTTCTCTTGTACCATGCGTGCTTCCACCATGGCTTGGCTCAAGCCGGATCCCCGCCGAAG GCAAGAAGGATGGCATGGAAGTGACAGATGATCTG GTTTCCTGGAACTAA